GGCGTTATCGCGCTTCCTCATGAACATAAGTCGCATCGCGATGGCAGAACGACAACGCCCACGAATCCAGCAATCACGCAGTCGGCTGTAGGCTAAGTTGGGAGATTGAACAATGCGTAGCTGAACAACTTACTGACGGTCACCAGGATCCAGGCCAGCAGGCGGTATCCCTTGGATGGCTGAGTGATGAATGGCGACGAAGCGTCCGCATCGGGTGCACTTGATAACGAGGTCGTCCCCCTGCCAGCGCGCCACAAGCTTGCCGCACCGACATCGGACATCGACACTGGTCCTTACTGAGGCTCTCCCCCGCATGGCACCTTCCTCGTTCTGACTGCCCTGCCCAGGACTCAACGTCTGATGATAGGTACAAACCCATCGACTGCCCGCCCGGATGAACGCCGCGTCTACTTGAACGTGAGCTTCTTCAGCTCTGATGCTGCGAGTTCCACTTCTCCGAAATCAGATTGCCCCTTAAAGCTGCCTGCAATCGCCAAGACAAAGTCCCCGGTTTTTCCGTCCGCCAGCGTGATAGAGACATTGGGAAGCGAGCCGTTCCCTGATGGCTTGAGATCGATAAGCTTGATACTGTCGAATTTAATTTTAACCGTGGCGGTTCCCCGTTTAACGGGCACTTCTTTGAGTTCATGGGGAACGAATGCCGTCTCACTGATTTTCTCTTCCCAGTAGAAGATGACGTTTTTCAGATCCGTCTCAATACCCTTTGCATCTGTCGCAGAGGCATGAAAGACCTTGTCCGCTCTTCCGTCCGTTTTGTTCTGTGCCCAAGCCGAGCTACTCGGCATCCAGAGTGCTCCGATGACGAGCACGGCTTGAGCCGTATACGTTATTGTTCGTGTGATCGTCCTGCGATTCATCATCGTTCTCCTTAATTCAATCTCCCAGGCTATCCATCCAGTCGATAGCTGATGGGAATGAGGATTGTGATCTGTCGTTGACCGAGGGGGTGTTTAAGCCTCAGAGGTGAGGCCTTTTTCATCACTGCCATAGCCTCCTCATCCAAAACCGCCCGACCAGACGTTTCAGCAATCTGCACCCCCATCACCTCACCATCATCGCGAATGACCGCCGACACCACGACCCTGCCTTCCCAATGATTCACTTTGGCAAGCGTCGGATATCGTTTCAGCTCTTCGATCTTGTTCCACAGCGTTTCTGTGAGCCAGCCGAAATCGGCCCGCGTTTCCCGATGTACCACCTGCCGATGCTCTACCTGCCGATACTCGGTCCGTGAGGCGACTGATTCAATGGGCGTGGGCGCTTCGGTCACGAGTTGCTCTAACGAATCGACCGGTGTCTCTACTACAGATGACGAGGTTACCGGTTCACTCACTGTTGATGCCACGGTGGCATACTCCATGACCGGCTCGGCATTCGTCACCACATCCTTCACCACCTGGGTCGTTTCCAGAGAAGCCGGTATGTCCTGATGCGTCTGCGATATCGGCTGTTCTGTTGCGACTTGCTTGATCTGCCGAAGGGGCGGATTCGGTCTGACAGTGGGGGGAGTTGGTTGCATAATCGGCTCAGCCGGCTGAGCTTCCGTCTGTGCCGGCGATTCCACCATGGCAATGTCCCATTGGAACAATGAGGGGGGAGGCGGTTGCTCGATCGCCCCCATCACAAACAATGACCCCGCGATTCCTAAGCCATGCACAAGCGTAGACACCACCCATCCGCGTGCTCGATCGAATACCGAACCTGTGTTCCTAAGATCGACGGTCGGGGTCGTCATGAGCGGAGCACCTCTAAACTCACCTGGCGAAATCCCAGCCCCCTTACTTCATCGACCACCGCCACAAACCGTTCCAAGACAGTCACACGATCGGCCCGAAGCACCACGGCAGACTCGCGCGGATGCCCATTCAAAGCCGTCGAGAGGCCGTCCTCCCGAATGGCTTGATCATTCACAAACAGTTTCCCATCGGCAGTCAGAGTTATCATCAGTGGAACATCCTTATGATCGGTCACCTCTTTTGCCTTCGCCAATTCAACCGGCACCTGCCCAGTTGAAATGAAGGTCGCCGTGGTTAGAACAATAACTAGGAGGACCAGCATCACATCCACGAGAGGGATGACATTGATCTGGTTCAGCTCACGTTCCATGCTGCACCTTGTACAGGATAAGCAGTTCTGAGACACGGCGTCTGAGGATGTTGTTCAGTACGACACACGGAATCGCCACCAGCAGCCCGATGGCTGTCGCCTTGAGCGCCAGGCTCAACCCGACCATAATCGCACCGACCGCCATCGTTCCCGATGTCCCCATCGTATGAAACGTCAACATGATGCCCAACACGGTGCCAAGTAGCCCAATGTACGGGGCATTGGCAGCAACCGTTCCTATGACGACCAGTCGTTTCGTCAATGCCATTTCCAATAGCTGAATGTTGTCGAACTCATTCGGCGTCACCCGCCGATAGTAGAGCCACCGCTCTACTGCAACGGCGAGCGCCCACAGGCTCAACACCGCTAACAGCCCGATAATCCCGTAGTCCACCAGGTTCTTGAGTGCATCCATCTTGTCATTCCCTATTTATGGATCAGCGAATAATCAGCCGGTCCCCCCCTTTTCAAGGCACATATCGGGAGTCATCAGCACGGTATACATGGGCGCTCTAGCAGACGCCTCCATGCGAGACCGATTGGAGACCAACAGATATGGTTATGTGTGAGACGAATTCGTCTCATTCATCCCTCACCCTTCATCTGGAATCTTTTTACTCTCCCTGAAGGGTCGATTCCGCTAATCCCTGGTAGGCATGCTGAGTGGTTTACGACAATTCGAGATGATAACGGTCCAAGGTCGTAGCTTTCTGCCGCTCTAGGTTGGAGATCGATTTATTGTAATCCACAACGGCCCGTAGCTCGTTCCCCTGCGCCGTCGCGAGATCCCGTTGAAAATCGAGCACAAACCTGGTGGTGCTCAACCCTACGCGTAGCCGTTCCTGCTCGGTTTGCAGTTGTTTCTCAGCCAAAATCCGCGCTGAGCGAGTCGTTTCGATGCGCTTGAAGTCGGTTTGCACCCGCCGCACCGCCTCACGCACCACTAAAATGATTTGATGGCGGACACGTTCCAGGGAGGCTTCGGCATTCTTGGCCTCCAATTGGCGCTTATTGTACGTACTGATGGCGGAGCGGTTGCCGAGCGGATAGCTGAACACCAGCCCTGCCCCGTAGTTATAGAAATCGCCGCTGAAGTTTCTGGCGAACGAATTGCCGAAGTCACTCCCTAATCCGGAAAGTCCAACAGTTCCCTGAACAGAAAGTGTGGGCAGCAATTGGTTGCGGGCGAATTTCCTATTCAACTCGCTGGACTCAATATTTTTTTTAGCCTGTGCAATTTCTGGCCGCTGTTCGATTGCGGTCTCGATGGCTTCTTCGAGACTGAGCGTCTCCATAAAGGTGATAGGCGCGTCCAGTGGCATGAGGCGGACTGTTTGCCGCAGCTCAGCTTCACCGGGATTGAGTAGTGTCCGCAACTGGTCTTCCTCATCCCGGATAGCTTTTTCAGCTACCAATACCTGCTCCACTCGTGATGCAACAGCTGCCTCGGCTTGGAGCACATCAACGACCGACATCACTCCGGCTTTGGCCTTGATGCGGTTTGTGGCCAATAGCTCCTCAGCGGCCTTCAACGCAGCTTGGGCGACTTTCACATTTTCTCTCGCATACACCAGCTCCCAATAGTTCTGCTCGACCGAGGCGATCACGGTCAGGACTTGATCTCGGAAAACGTGCTGCTCGACGACCGCGTTGTTTTGGGCGACCTTGATAAAGGTCTGATTGATCCCGATCCCGGCATTCTTCAGTAACGGCTGAGTGAGACTAAACGAGAGGCCACCGGTCCAGGCGGGATTAAATAGAAAGCCCTCAGCGAGATCTTGGTTCACGCTGTTGCGAGCGGGATTATAGTTCACACCAACATTGCCGCCTGTCACGAGGTTTGTCGAAGCATCCACGATCACAGCATGATTGCGCTGGTCAAACCTCGTGATCTGGTTCAGGAGATTTCCGGTCGCTCCGAAGACAGGTCGCTCAAGAGGATCGACCGTCCGGAGATACCGGCCATTCACGCTCATCGTGGGATCAAACCTCGCTTGTTCGATCACAATGTCGGCCAACCGGCTTTCTTTCGTGTGACGGCTGATACTGATATCAAGATTGTGCTGCAAAGCGCGAACGGCTGCTTCTGCTAGAGAGATCTGTTCATGACGTTCCGAAAGCGTCGGTTTGGTAATATCTAGACTCCAACTCGAGGTTGGAACCAGCAGGACCCACAGACTGGCGATGATGATCGCCCCATACGGACGATGAACGGTCCATTCACGCCCCATCACATTCCCCTCATAGACGAGTGTGAATCACCAGCAAATCAACTTGCCAAACAAGACGACAGAAATGCTTGCTGCCGCGTACTCATCATTCAGCCTTACCCAATTAAGACGGAATAGCCTGGCTTTGTCCCCACACCAGCGAGGAGTGCTATGTCTGTTGAGCATCGCAAATCGAGGGAATGATGGGAGGGACCTCGCAACCACAGGTAAACATGTACTATACGTGCCCATGCCGAAAAGCCTAGGCTCCTGCTCGGGAGACATCAGAATTCTTGCCTCGGCCCGTTAGGATCGCATAGCCTGCCGGCACCAGGAAGAGCGTCACGAGAGTGGATACTACTAACCCGCCGATAATCACGACCCCGATCTGACGACGACCCACTGCTCCCGCGCCAGTAGCCATGGCTAACGGCAAGGCTCCGAGGATCGTTGCACAAGTCGTCATCAGGATCGGGCGAAGGCGTACCACAGCGGCTTCAGTGACCGCCTGACACACGTCGGCTCCCCGTTCACGAAGCTGATTGGCGAATTCCACGATAAGAATCGCGTTCTTTGTGACCAGCCCGATCAGAATCACCAGTCCGATTTGACTATAAATGGTGAGGGTCCCGTCGATCGCGACCAAGGAGAGCACCGCCCCCGATACAGCCGGTGGTACGGCCAACAGAATGATCCATGGATGCCGAAAGCTTTCAAACTGCGCTGCGAGCACCAGGAAGATGACCGCCAACGCCAATGCGAAAGTCAGAGACAAGTTTCGATTGCTTTCCGTGAAAGTCTTGGATTCTCCGGCATAGGCGGTCCGCATCCCGGGCTTGATGATCGCCTTCGATGTTTCATCCAGATAGTTCAAGGCCTGTCCAAGCGTGAACCCATCGGCCAATCCCGCACTAATCGTGACGGCGCGCATGCGATCGACATGGTTCAACGCTTCCGGGGCCGGTATTTCCTTGATCGTCACAATATTGTTGAGCTGGACCAATGCCCCGTCATTCCCCCGCACATAGAGCTGAGCAATGTCCGACGGTTTCTCGCGATGTCGATCGTCGACTTTCACGATCACCTTGTATTGCCGACCATTCTGCAAGAACGTATTCACCGGTCTTCCGCTGAGCAAGGTCTCCAATGTCCGACCGATGGAGGCAACGGACACGCCAAGATCAGCGCTCTTGTCGCGATGCGTTTCCACGGTCAGATGCGGCGTACTTAACGCCACATCCATTCCAGGTGCCACGAACCCTGGGTGTTTCGCCAATCGTGCCACAAGTTCGTCGGCAACCTGCTGCAGTTCTCGATAGTCCAATCCCCCCAGGACGAACTGCACCGGGGACTTCTCCACCCAATCTCCTATGGAGGAAGGATTGAGGAGGTAGGCTCTGACCCCGGTCAGCGTACCGAGTTTGTGGTTCAGATCTGCGACGATCTCCTGCTGACTTTTCGTACGGTCCTTCCAATCATTCAACGTCACCCAACTCTCGGCACGGTTGACCCTTGTCGGACGATCGCCGAGAGCCACCATCGTATACGTGTGGGCAATCTCCGGAACAGCCTGAAGCAGCGTTTCTAACTCTTTCGCGTAGGTGTCGGTATAACGAAGCGTGGCACCCTGCGGCGCGGTGAGAAAGCTAGAAAACCATCCCACGTCTTCCAGCGGCGCCAGTTCGGACTGAAGTCGGGTGAAGAGGACGAGACTCGCCATACTGGCTGTGACAGCTACGATCACGACTACCGTTTTCGCATTGATGGCCCATTCAATCCCCCGCCGGTAGTGTTGGGTCACCGCATCCGCAAGCCCTGCAGCGAATTGGTGGTGAGTGGACCGTCCACTGTCTTGGCAAAGGAGGCGCCCACACATCATCGGCGTGAGGGTCAGGGCCACGAAACCAGACAAGAGCACCGCAGAGGCGATCGCGATGGCCAATTCTGCAAAGAGCTTCCCGATGAGGTCGCTCAGAAAGGCGATGGGGATGAAGACGGTCACCAGTGAAATTGTCGTTGCGATGACGGCGAAGGCGATTTCGTTGGTTCCCTCGACGGCGGCTCGTAAGGGTGGCATGCCGGCGACGATCCGTCGATGAATATTTTCAAGGACAATGACGGCATCATCCACCACCAGACCGACGGCAAGCACAAGTCCCAACAGGGTCAACACGTTCAGCGAACACCTGCTCACCGCCATGATCGTACACGTCCCGATAATTGAGGTTGGGATTGCGACCACCGGTATGCACGTCGCCCGAAAGCTTCCCAGAAAACAAAAGATCACCAATACGACAAGGAACAGCGACAGACCCAGCGCCTCGTACACTTCCTTTAACGACCGTTCGATCGGTGTCGAACTGTCCCACGCCAGCGTCAGATCCATCCCCTTCGGTAACCCTGCCGCAATGGACGGAAGATGCTCTCTGACCGCACGCACGACGGCCAACGTGTCCGCCTTAGACTGACGAGACACGGAAATCCCCAGCGATGACTTGCCGTTGAATCGCACCAACTTGCGAGTATCCTCCGCACCCAGTTCCACATGCGCGATATCTTCCAGGCGAACAGGGTATCCGTCACGGTAGGCCACGATCAGCGATTCGAATTGCTTGGGAGTCTGTAAGGTCCCGTTGAGAGAGACGCTGAACTCCATCTGGTGGCTTTCTATCCTGCCAGCTGGGAGCGATACATTCTGATTGCGGATCGCATCTTCCACATTTTCAACGGTCAGGCGGCGAGCCGCCAGACGATCGGGATCCAGCCAAATCCTCATGGCATAGCGCCGCTCCCCGTCGAGATAGGTCGATGACACGCCAGGAATCATGGCCAACTGCGTTTTGATGAATCGATCGGCGATATCAGAGAGCTCTAGTTCCGAATGGTGGCTGCTGGACACTGCGAGCCATAAGACTTCGGTATTCTCCGCGGCCGCCTTTTCAACATGAGGCTCAAGAATTCCCAACGGCAATACCGGACGAACTTGCGAAACTCGATCACGGACATCGTTGGTTGCACCGTCCAGATCTCTCCCTAGCTCAAATTCCATCGTGATCGAGGAGACTTCTGCCCGGCTGGCAGAGCTGATCGTCCGAAGCCCTTGAATCCCGCTGAGTGCATCCTCAAGCGGTGTGGTCACGTCTGCTTCCAGCACGGAGACACTGGCCCCCGGATAGACGGTTCGGACTGAGACGATCGGCGGCTTGATGTCGGGATACTCACGAACGGGTAATCGTAGGAAATTCAAGATCCCGAACAACACCAGGAGCAGCGTCATCACAATCGCGAATACCGGTCGCTGAATACAGGTCTCGGACAGACGCATGTTTACTCGTGACGAAACAAGGACGGCACACTCACGCCGGAGCAATCGCCCGGCTGTTACTCCGGTGACTTAATTGAGACGAGATCCCCATCATGAAGCTTGTGCGGGCCAGTTCGAACCACGACATCTCCATCATTTAACCCAGCACGCACGTGGACCATCCCACGTTCACGCGCACCCAGTGTCACTTCTTTCAGTCTGACTAGTTGCCCCTCGACCTGAAACACCATGGTCTTCTCCTGCCGGACAAATCCCGCCTCTTCCGGGATCAGCAGCACACGGATATCTTCGCCGAGGCTCAAACGAACCGTGACGAAGAGGCCAGGTCGGAGAGTGCCCTCTGGATTAGGTATCACTGCGCGCACTGC
This portion of the Candidatus Nitrospira nitrosa genome encodes:
- a CDS encoding TolC family protein, which codes for MGREWTVHRPYGAIIIASLWVLLVPTSSWSLDITKPTLSERHEQISLAEAAVRALQHNLDISISRHTKESRLADIVIEQARFDPTMSVNGRYLRTVDPLERPVFGATGNLLNQITRFDQRNHAVIVDASTNLVTGGNVGVNYNPARNSVNQDLAEGFLFNPAWTGGLSFSLTQPLLKNAGIGINQTFIKVAQNNAVVEQHVFRDQVLTVIASVEQNYWELVYARENVKVAQAALKAAEELLATNRIKAKAGVMSVVDVLQAEAAVASRVEQVLVAEKAIRDEEDQLRTLLNPGEAELRQTVRLMPLDAPITFMETLSLEEAIETAIEQRPEIAQAKKNIESSELNRKFARNQLLPTLSVQGTVGLSGLGSDFGNSFARNFSGDFYNYGAGLVFSYPLGNRSAISTYNKRQLEAKNAEASLERVRHQIILVVREAVRRVQTDFKRIETTRSARILAEKQLQTEQERLRVGLSTTRFVLDFQRDLATAQGNELRAVVDYNKSISNLERQKATTLDRYHLELS
- a CDS encoding ExbD/TolR family protein, with product MERELNQINVIPLVDVMLVLLVIVLTTATFISTGQVPVELAKAKEVTDHKDVPLMITLTADGKLFVNDQAIREDGLSTALNGHPRESAVVLRADRVTVLERFVAVVDEVRGLGFRQVSLEVLRS
- the exbB gene encoding TonB-system energizer ExbB gives rise to the protein MDALKNLVDYGIIGLLAVLSLWALAVAVERWLYYRRVTPNEFDNIQLLEMALTKRLVVIGTVAANAPYIGLLGTVLGIMLTFHTMGTSGTMAVGAIMVGLSLALKATAIGLLVAIPCVVLNNILRRRVSELLILYKVQHGT
- a CDS encoding energy transducer TonB, coding for MTTPTVDLRNTGSVFDRARGWVVSTLVHGLGIAGSLFVMGAIEQPPPPSLFQWDIAMVESPAQTEAQPAEPIMQPTPPTVRPNPPLRQIKQVATEQPISQTHQDIPASLETTQVVKDVVTNAEPVMEYATVASTVSEPVTSSSVVETPVDSLEQLVTEAPTPIESVASRTEYRQVEHRQVVHRETRADFGWLTETLWNKIEELKRYPTLAKVNHWEGRVVVSAVIRDDGEVMGVQIAETSGRAVLDEEAMAVMKKASPLRLKHPLGQRQITILIPISYRLDG
- a CDS encoding efflux RND transporter permease subunit, whose product is MRLSETCIQRPVFAIVMTLLLVLFGILNFLRLPVREYPDIKPPIVSVRTVYPGASVSVLEADVTTPLEDALSGIQGLRTISSASRAEVSSITMEFELGRDLDGATNDVRDRVSQVRPVLPLGILEPHVEKAAAENTEVLWLAVSSSHHSELELSDIADRFIKTQLAMIPGVSSTYLDGERRYAMRIWLDPDRLAARRLTVENVEDAIRNQNVSLPAGRIESHQMEFSVSLNGTLQTPKQFESLIVAYRDGYPVRLEDIAHVELGAEDTRKLVRFNGKSSLGISVSRQSKADTLAVVRAVREHLPSIAAGLPKGMDLTLAWDSSTPIERSLKEVYEALGLSLFLVVLVIFCFLGSFRATCIPVVAIPTSIIGTCTIMAVSRCSLNVLTLLGLVLAVGLVVDDAVIVLENIHRRIVAGMPPLRAAVEGTNEIAFAVIATTISLVTVFIPIAFLSDLIGKLFAELAIAIASAVLLSGFVALTLTPMMCGRLLCQDSGRSTHHQFAAGLADAVTQHYRRGIEWAINAKTVVVIVAVTASMASLVLFTRLQSELAPLEDVGWFSSFLTAPQGATLRYTDTYAKELETLLQAVPEIAHTYTMVALGDRPTRVNRAESWVTLNDWKDRTKSQQEIVADLNHKLGTLTGVRAYLLNPSSIGDWVEKSPVQFVLGGLDYRELQQVADELVARLAKHPGFVAPGMDVALSTPHLTVETHRDKSADLGVSVASIGRTLETLLSGRPVNTFLQNGRQYKVIVKVDDRHREKPSDIAQLYVRGNDGALVQLNNIVTIKEIPAPEALNHVDRMRAVTISAGLADGFTLGQALNYLDETSKAIIKPGMRTAYAGESKTFTESNRNLSLTFALALAVIFLVLAAQFESFRHPWIILLAVPPAVSGAVLSLVAIDGTLTIYSQIGLVILIGLVTKNAILIVEFANQLRERGADVCQAVTEAAVVRLRPILMTTCATILGALPLAMATGAGAVGRRQIGVVIIGGLVVSTLVTLFLVPAGYAILTGRGKNSDVSRAGA